The following are from one region of the Candidatus Woesearchaeota archaeon genome:
- the ftsZ gene encoding cell division protein FtsZ — protein sequence MDFLVENAVQKHEDELKQLSAQQANIKVIGVGGGGNNMVNWLYKKGIKGAEIIAVNTDAQHLTVTDADKKFIIGKDLTRGLGCGGFPQRGAEAAKESMQHIKEALKDADMVFVCAGLGGGTGTGAAPVIAKVAKDNGSIVIGTTTMPFKIERARIDKAEFGLQQLRQVSDTVIVIDNNRLVSIAGNLPVQQAFAVANELISTMIKGIVETIAVPSLVNLDYADVKTIMTDGGVAAIGVGASDTSNRVDEAVRGALSNPLLDISYQGATGAIIHIHGGPDLTLDEINRVGEQITEAMDADANVIWGARVTEDMKGKLTIMTIITGVKSPWILGKGDGRKNFNASRVNEELGIEMVR from the coding sequence ATGGACTTCCTGGTCGAAAACGCAGTACAAAAACATGAGGATGAGTTAAAACAACTCAGTGCCCAGCAGGCAAACATCAAGGTGATTGGTGTAGGCGGCGGCGGCAACAATATGGTGAACTGGCTCTACAAAAAAGGAATTAAAGGAGCCGAAATCATCGCAGTCAACACCGATGCGCAGCACCTGACGGTGACTGACGCTGACAAGAAATTCATCATCGGCAAAGACCTCACTCGAGGCCTTGGCTGCGGCGGATTTCCCCAGCGTGGCGCAGAGGCGGCAAAAGAATCAATGCAGCACATCAAGGAAGCATTGAAAGATGCTGATATGGTCTTTGTCTGTGCAGGCCTTGGCGGCGGCACTGGAACAGGGGCAGCCCCAGTCATTGCTAAAGTAGCAAAAGACAACGGTAGCATTGTTATTGGAACAACAACCATGCCGTTCAAGATTGAGCGCGCGAGAATTGACAAGGCAGAATTTGGCCTGCAGCAGCTCCGCCAGGTTTCTGACACGGTTATTGTCATCGACAACAACCGCCTCGTGTCAATCGCCGGCAACCTGCCCGTACAACAGGCATTTGCTGTTGCAAACGAGCTCATCTCAACCATGATTAAAGGTATCGTTGAAACAATCGCGGTGCCCAGCTTGGTCAACCTCGACTACGCAGACGTCAAAACCATCATGACTGATGGCGGCGTTGCAGCAATCGGCGTCGGCGCTTCTGACACGTCAAACCGTGTTGATGAAGCAGTCCGCGGCGCATTGAGCAATCCGCTCCTCGACATCAGCTACCAAGGCGCAACTGGCGCCATCATCCACATCCACGGCGGGCCTGACCTGACGCTGGATGAAATCAACCGCGTCGGCGAGCAAATCACCGAAGCGATGGATGCTGATGCCAACGTCATCTGGGGCGCACGCGTCACCGAAGACATGAAGGGCAAGCTGACGATAATGACCATTATCACGGGCGTTAAGTCGCCATGGATACTGGGCAAAGGCGACGGCCGCAAGAACTTCAACGCGTCACGCGTCAATGAAGAGCTTGGGATCGAAATGGTCCGTTAA